In Fodinicurvata sediminis DSM 21159, one genomic interval encodes:
- a CDS encoding ABC transporter ATP-binding protein: MHLLIQDVSKFYGQFQALHDVSLEVGSEEFVCLLGPSGCGKTTLLRIVAGLEPFDSGRLQIGDRDLREIDAQHRGFGIVFQSYSLFPNMTVAENIGYGLKIRKWPRDKVDAKVRELMELVRFPELAERYPHELSGGQQQRVAIARALAVDPGLLLLDEPLSALDARVRAEMRTEIRDVQRRLGIPTIMVTHDQEEALTMADRIVCMQDGRIEQVGTPQDLYARPQTRFVADFVGISNLLDEQTAARLSPDLLAHKPEGTEAQLLALRPEQIGLRPDSTGEATVTQVTYLGNISRVTMEWHDQQLVSEVHSDGRFQPGDPVSFEIQPDAGAWVRA, from the coding sequence ATGCATCTTCTCATCCAGGACGTCTCGAAGTTCTACGGCCAATTTCAGGCGCTGCACGACGTCAGCCTGGAGGTTGGCAGCGAGGAATTCGTCTGCCTTCTGGGGCCCAGCGGCTGTGGCAAGACGACCCTGTTGCGCATCGTTGCCGGGCTGGAGCCCTTTGATTCAGGGCGTCTGCAAATCGGTGACAGGGACTTGCGCGAAATCGATGCCCAGCACAGGGGTTTCGGCATCGTCTTCCAGTCCTATTCCCTCTTTCCGAACATGACCGTGGCCGAGAATATCGGCTATGGCTTGAAGATCAGAAAATGGCCCCGCGACAAGGTCGACGCCAAGGTGCGCGAGCTGATGGAACTGGTGCGCTTTCCCGAACTCGCGGAGCGCTACCCCCATGAACTGTCGGGCGGCCAGCAGCAACGTGTCGCCATTGCCCGGGCGCTGGCCGTGGATCCCGGCCTTCTGCTGCTCGACGAACCGCTGTCCGCCCTCGATGCCCGGGTGCGCGCGGAAATGCGCACGGAAATCCGCGATGTGCAACGACGCCTGGGCATTCCGACCATCATGGTCACCCATGACCAGGAAGAAGCCCTGACCATGGCGGACAGGATCGTCTGCATGCAGGATGGGCGGATCGAACAGGTGGGCACGCCGCAGGACCTCTACGCCCGGCCGCAAACGCGTTTCGTGGCCGATTTCGTGGGCATCAGCAATCTGCTCGACGAGCAGACGGCGGCCCGGCTGTCACCAGACCTGCTGGCGCACAAGCCCGAGGGCACAGAGGCACAGCTTCTGGCATTGCGCCCGGAGCAGATCGGCCTTCGCCCGGACAGCACGGGCGAGGCCACCGTTACCCAGGTCACCTACCTTGGCAATATCAGCCGCGTCACGATGGAATGGCATGACCAGCAGCTGGTTTCCGAGGTCCACAGCGATGGCCGCTTTCAGCCAGGCGATCCT
- a CDS encoding ABC transporter substrate-binding protein — protein MTMRYLKWIAGAATGLAMIGTAHAGTITVYTALEEEEVAAYLEAAKEALPDIEVEALRLSTGDLGARLIAEADNPQADVLWGFAVTNILDPQISDQLEPYEAAGLDKLGDQYKADDNRWFAPVGYMGAFCVNKPRLEEIGAEMPRKWTDLTDPVFEGEVVMPDPGSSGTGYLQVAAILQGLGEEEGWQLIEDLDASMAQYTTSGSRPCRMAQVGEYTVGASLSFVAMQGISQGYPLEMVIPEDYAGYELEANGLMAGTDNAEDAKRFLDWTLSDSATSVYSEYKAVVTIPGVARSPLADDANLPENLDEVLFPMDFAASGKKRESIINKWRDTVGR, from the coding sequence ATGACAATGCGATACCTGAAATGGATTGCGGGCGCCGCGACTGGGCTCGCCATGATCGGTACGGCCCATGCCGGGACGATCACCGTCTACACGGCTTTGGAGGAAGAGGAGGTCGCGGCCTATCTGGAAGCGGCCAAGGAAGCCCTGCCCGACATCGAGGTGGAAGCACTCCGCCTGTCGACAGGCGACCTGGGCGCACGCCTGATTGCCGAGGCCGACAACCCCCAGGCCGACGTGCTCTGGGGCTTCGCCGTGACGAACATTCTCGACCCCCAGATCAGCGACCAGTTGGAACCTTACGAGGCAGCCGGTCTCGATAAACTCGGCGATCAGTACAAGGCCGATGACAATCGCTGGTTCGCGCCGGTCGGCTACATGGGTGCTTTCTGCGTGAACAAGCCCCGCCTCGAGGAGATCGGCGCCGAGATGCCGCGGAAATGGACTGACCTGACCGACCCGGTTTTCGAGGGCGAAGTCGTCATGCCGGACCCGGGCTCTTCAGGCACCGGCTATCTGCAGGTGGCTGCCATTCTCCAAGGCCTCGGCGAAGAAGAGGGCTGGCAACTGATCGAGGATCTCGATGCGAGCATGGCCCAGTACACGACATCCGGCTCGCGCCCCTGCCGCATGGCCCAGGTCGGCGAATACACTGTAGGTGCATCCCTTTCCTTCGTGGCAATGCAGGGCATCTCCCAGGGTTACCCTCTGGAAATGGTCATTCCCGAGGATTACGCCGGCTACGAACTTGAGGCGAATGGCCTGATGGCCGGAACGGACAACGCCGAGGACGCCAAGCGCTTCCTGGACTGGACGCTTTCGGACAGTGCAACCTCTGTCTATTCCGAGTACAAGGCTGTCGTGACAATTCCGGGCGTTGCCCGTTCTCCGCTGGCGGACGATGCCAACCTTCCCGAGAATCTGGATGAAGTGCTGTTCCCCATGGACTTCGCGGCATCCGGCAAGAAGCGTGAGTCCATCATCAACAAATGGCGTGATACCGTAGGCAGGTAA
- the hisN gene encoding histidinol-phosphatase — protein MPPNTPQDAEECLAETTDFAAELAQRAGRLALQYFRQRLDIEVKGDDSPVTIADRAVERLLRTGIRERFPEHAILGEEFGQTGSNEAFTWVLDPIDGTRSFITGWPIWGTLVSLLHNGRPELGIIEMPALSERWIAERTRGTRFENASGATSRAVTSGTRTLAEARFYTTSLLFFEGEARQRIEGIARAAHTARFGGDCYIYGLLASGHVDLVIENRLMPYDFLATVPVVEEAGGIITDWSGRTLDAESDGRVVAAATPELHAIALKMLSA, from the coding sequence ATGCCCCCGAATACGCCGCAGGATGCTGAGGAGTGCCTGGCCGAGACGACGGATTTCGCAGCTGAGCTGGCGCAGCGCGCCGGACGCCTGGCCTTGCAGTACTTTCGCCAGCGGCTGGATATCGAAGTGAAGGGGGACGACAGTCCCGTCACGATTGCCGACAGAGCGGTTGAGCGCCTGTTGCGGACAGGCATTCGCGAACGTTTTCCCGAGCATGCCATTCTTGGCGAGGAATTCGGACAGACGGGCTCGAACGAGGCTTTCACCTGGGTTCTGGACCCCATAGACGGCACGCGCAGCTTCATCACGGGTTGGCCGATCTGGGGAACCCTGGTGTCCCTGTTGCACAATGGCCGGCCGGAGCTGGGCATCATCGAGATGCCGGCGCTTTCCGAGCGCTGGATTGCAGAGCGAACCAGGGGCACGCGGTTCGAGAATGCCTCGGGGGCCACCTCCCGGGCCGTGACCAGCGGTACCAGGACCCTGGCCGAAGCCCGCTTCTATACCACCTCTCTGCTGTTCTTCGAGGGCGAGGCGCGCCAGCGCATAGAGGGCATTGCCCGGGCTGCACATACGGCGCGTTTCGGTGGGGATTGCTATATCTACGGGTTGTTGGCAAGTGGGCACGTCGACCTGGTCATCGAGAACAGGCTGATGCCTTATGATTTCCTGGCCACGGTTCCCGTGGTGGAGGAGGCGGGCGGCATCATCACGGATTGGTCGGGCCGGACCCTCGACGCCGAGTCGGATGGCCGGGTTGTCGCGGCAGCGACGCCCGAACTGCATGCAATCGCACTGAAGATGCTGTCGGCCTGA